From the genome of Prevotella herbatica, one region includes:
- a CDS encoding DUF1573 domain-containing protein — MKNKIIISTMFLLAALDVNAQKISVENNVINVGQVLYRVPVKAEFKLKNKGLRSLHIQDVETSCGCTTADYPKTVGGGNEFAISGEYNAETLGHFQKMLCVYSNGSKKPVVLTIKGVVVSELRSFSGEYSYTLGNLKTDVHNVEFDNVNIGDNPKQKIYILNTSEETAEPVFMHLPNYLEVEMYPAKIAPHHTGVAVLSLDSKKLHDLGLNQTDIYLGFAPGDKVADEKMITVSSVVLPAFQNLTAKEVADAPKIKLSTDLLDLGSFNGKNKLKGDIEIKNEGKSVLEIRNLQMFTMGLDVSLNKTKIEPGQSAKLKITAYAEQIKNIRSKPRVLMITNDPSMGKVTIEIKVKK, encoded by the coding sequence ATGAAAAATAAAATAATTATAAGTACGATGTTTCTGTTGGCGGCGTTAGATGTAAATGCCCAGAAAATATCAGTTGAAAATAATGTTATTAATGTTGGTCAGGTGCTATATAGAGTACCTGTGAAGGCTGAATTTAAGTTGAAAAACAAGGGATTGCGTTCTTTGCATATACAGGATGTAGAAACATCTTGTGGTTGCACCACTGCAGATTATCCTAAGACTGTAGGAGGTGGAAATGAATTTGCAATTTCTGGAGAGTACAATGCCGAGACATTGGGACACTTCCAAAAGATGCTATGTGTGTATAGTAATGGCAGCAAAAAGCCTGTAGTCTTGACAATAAAAGGTGTTGTGGTTAGTGAGTTGAGGAGTTTCTCTGGTGAGTATTCTTATACATTGGGCAATCTTAAAACCGATGTTCATAATGTGGAGTTTGATAATGTAAATATAGGAGATAATCCAAAACAAAAAATCTATATACTAAACACTTCAGAAGAAACCGCAGAGCCTGTATTCATGCATTTGCCAAATTACCTTGAGGTAGAGATGTACCCTGCAAAGATAGCACCACATCATACTGGCGTAGCTGTGTTATCTCTTGATTCAAAAAAATTGCACGATTTAGGATTGAACCAAACTGATATTTATTTGGGATTTGCTCCTGGTGACAAAGTTGCTGACGAGAAGATGATAACAGTATCTTCTGTGGTGCTTCCCGCTTTCCAAAATCTTACAGCCAAAGAAGTTGCAGATGCTCCTAAAATTAAACTCTCCACAGATTTATTAGACTTGGGAAGCTTTAATGGAAAGAATAAACTTAAAGGCGATATCGAAATTAAAAATGAAGGTAAATCGGTGTTGGAAATAAGAAATTTGCAGATGTTCACTATGGGACTGGACGTTTCTTTGAACAAGACTAAGATAGAACCGGGACAGAGTGCCAAACTGAAAATCACGGCTTATGCAGAACAGATTAAGAACATAAGGAGTAAGCCTCGTGTTCTGATGATTACCAATGACCCAAGTATGGGTAAGGTGACAATTGAGATTAAAGTAAAAAAATAA
- a CDS encoding 4-hydroxy-3-methylbut-2-enyl diphosphate reductase: protein MLQIEIDNGSGFCFGVTTAIKKAEEELANGETLYCLGDIVHNGMEVKRLHEHGLVTIDHDQLAELHNVKVLLRAHGEPPKTYEIAKRNNIEIIDATCPVVLQLQKRIKKQYENHDVKSTDNRQIVIFGKNGHAEVLGLVGQTHSEAIVIEKFDDVKKLDFNRDIYLYSQTTKSLDEFHNIIQYIQTHISKNSTFKSFDTICRQVANRMPNIALFAGKHDVVLFVAGRKSSNGKVLFKECQIVNGKSHQIESPDEIDMAWFDGVSSVGICGATSTPKWLMEECRDYILRRRAK from the coding sequence ATGCTTCAAATTGAGATAGACAATGGTAGTGGTTTTTGCTTTGGTGTCACTACTGCAATAAAAAAGGCAGAGGAAGAGCTTGCTAATGGCGAGACCTTGTACTGTCTTGGAGATATTGTTCATAATGGTATGGAGGTTAAGCGACTTCATGAACATGGTTTGGTAACAATTGATCATGATCAGTTGGCTGAATTGCACAATGTAAAGGTATTGCTTAGGGCTCATGGCGAACCACCAAAGACTTACGAAATTGCAAAGCGTAATAATATCGAGATTATAGATGCTACATGTCCTGTTGTGCTGCAACTACAGAAAAGAATAAAAAAGCAATATGAAAATCATGATGTTAAATCTACTGACAACAGGCAGATCGTAATATTTGGCAAGAATGGCCATGCTGAGGTGCTTGGACTTGTCGGTCAGACGCATAGTGAAGCTATTGTTATAGAAAAGTTTGATGACGTGAAGAAGTTAGATTTCAATCGTGATATCTATCTTTATTCGCAGACAACAAAGAGCCTTGATGAATTTCATAATATAATTCAGTATATACAAACACATATATCAAAGAATTCTACGTTTAAGAGCTTTGATACTATATGTCGTCAGGTTGCAAACAGAATGCCGAATATAGCTCTTTTCGCAGGTAAGCATGATGTTGTGCTATTTGTTGCAGGAAGAAAAAGTTCAAATGGGAAAGTTCTATTCAAGGAATGTCAGATAGTTAATGGTAAGAGTCATCAGATAGAAAGTCCGGACGAAATAGATATGGCATGGTTTGATGGTGTATCATCAGTTGGTATATGTGGAGCTACGAGTACTCCGAAGTGGCTTATGGAAGAATGCCGTGACTATATATTGAGGAGACGGGCAAAATAA
- the cmk gene encoding (d)CMP kinase, whose translation MKKITIAIDGFSSCGKSTMAKDLAKKIGYVYVDTGAMYRSVTLFAMQNNLFSKDGSVKTTELEKRMKDIQISFVFNNETGRPDTYLNGELVEKEIRTLEVSSHVSNIATIPFVREAMVAQQQRMGKDKGLVMDGRDIGTTVFPEAELKIFVTASPEVRAKRRFDELNEKGMPADFDDIFENVKERDYIDSHREVSPLRKANDAIELDNSNMTIAEQSEWLMQKFTDACKKIQ comes from the coding sequence ATGAAGAAAATAACTATCGCTATTGACGGATTCTCATCTTGTGGTAAGAGTACCATGGCTAAGGATCTGGCCAAAAAAATAGGTTATGTATACGTCGACACCGGCGCAATGTATCGTTCTGTAACATTATTTGCAATGCAGAATAATCTTTTCAGCAAAGACGGTTCTGTAAAGACCACTGAGTTGGAAAAAAGAATGAAAGATATCCAAATTTCATTTGTATTCAATAATGAGACTGGACGTCCTGATACATATCTGAATGGCGAACTTGTTGAGAAAGAAATCCGCACTCTTGAAGTTAGCAGTCACGTAAGTAATATTGCGACAATACCTTTTGTACGTGAGGCTATGGTGGCACAGCAACAACGCATGGGCAAAGACAAAGGTTTGGTTATGGACGGTCGTGATATTGGTACAACGGTTTTCCCTGAAGCCGAACTAAAGATTTTTGTTACTGCTTCACCTGAAGTTCGTGCAAAACGTAGATTTGACGAATTAAATGAAAAGGGAATGCCTGCTGACTTTGACGACATTTTTGAAAATGTAAAAGAACGCGACTATATTGACAGTCATAGAGAAGTTAGTCCATTACGAAAGGCTAACGATGCAATAGAATTAGACAATAGCAATATGACTATTGCCGAACAGAGTGAGTGGCTGATGCAGAAATTCACTGATGCATGCAAAAAAATCCAATGA
- the porQ gene encoding type IX secretion system protein PorQ: MKKTACVLIMALFCVSAISQESQTGYNFLRLPASAHAAALGGDNITIIEDDESMIFNNPALLSSVSDKTINLNYMNYMQGVNTASAAFNRIVKERASWAVSAQYIDYGSMKEVDENNVQNGDFTAKDISLGAYFSYLLTDRLAAGITTKFITSYIGNYNSIAMGVDLGINYYDPNYEWSLSLVAKNLGGQLKAYNDNFEKMPFDLQAGVSKKLTNTPFRVSVTMGDLTKWDYKFINHIVAGLDVMLSPNIWVGAGYNFRRANEMKITDTNNEGSSHGAGFSLGGGINLERFKLNIAYGKYHISSNSLIINIAYSL, translated from the coding sequence ATGAAAAAAACGGCATGTGTACTTATTATGGCCCTTTTTTGTGTTTCAGCAATATCACAGGAAAGCCAGACCGGATACAACTTTCTGCGTCTTCCAGCAAGTGCTCATGCTGCAGCTTTAGGTGGTGACAATATCACGATAATTGAAGACGATGAGTCTATGATTTTCAATAATCCAGCTTTATTATCAAGTGTAAGTGACAAAACCATCAACCTAAATTATATGAACTATATGCAAGGTGTCAACACAGCAAGCGCCGCTTTCAACAGAATAGTGAAGGAACGTGCATCTTGGGCTGTTTCTGCACAATATATTGATTATGGTTCGATGAAGGAGGTTGACGAGAATAATGTACAGAATGGTGACTTCACCGCAAAAGATATTTCTCTCGGAGCTTATTTTTCATATCTTCTTACAGATAGACTTGCAGCCGGAATCACAACAAAATTTATCACATCGTATATTGGTAACTACAATTCTATAGCAATGGGTGTAGACCTCGGCATCAACTATTATGATCCGAACTATGAATGGTCTTTGTCTCTTGTCGCCAAGAACCTTGGCGGACAACTTAAAGCATATAATGATAACTTTGAGAAAATGCCATTTGACTTGCAGGCTGGAGTAAGCAAGAAGCTCACCAACACCCCATTCAGAGTTTCAGTAACGATGGGTGATCTTACAAAATGGGATTATAAGTTTATAAATCATATTGTCGCAGGATTAGACGTAATGCTTTCACCAAACATTTGGGTTGGTGCAGGATATAATTTCAGACGCGCAAACGAAATGAAGATTACAGACACCAATAATGAGGGAAGCAGTCACGGAGCTGGTTTTTCTTTAGGTGGAGGTATAAATCTAGAACGTTTCAAACTGAATATCGCTTACGGCAAATATCATATCAGTAGTAATTCATTAATAATAAATATAGCATACTCTTTATGA
- a CDS encoding polyprenyl synthetase family protein, producing MTADEILVKVNEFLDNLRYDRKPNGLYDPIKYVLSMGGKRIRPTLMLLAYNLYRDDPESILMPACALETYHNYTLLHDDLMDNADVRRGKTTVHKKWDPNTAILSGDSMLVLAYERMTKCGNKYLKDVLDVFTETALEIGEGQQYDMDFETRNDVTEDEYVEMIRLKTSVLLACAMKIGGILADAPKEDQENLYKFGELIGLAFQLQDDYLDVYGDTKLFGKNIGGDITSNKKTYMLINAFNMANDVQRKELDSLIGAEEFDRDEKIASVTRLYNEIGIDKLALKKIEYYFEQSRKYLDAVNVDNSRKSELALYAQKMMERKY from the coding sequence ATGACCGCAGACGAGATTTTAGTTAAGGTTAATGAATTTTTAGATAACCTTAGATATGACAGAAAGCCTAATGGCTTGTATGATCCCATAAAATATGTATTGTCTATGGGTGGTAAGCGTATACGTCCAACGCTAATGTTATTGGCATATAATCTTTATAGGGATGACCCTGAGAGTATTTTGATGCCAGCGTGTGCTTTAGAAACATACCATAACTATACACTCTTGCATGATGACTTGATGGATAATGCCGACGTGCGAAGAGGCAAAACAACGGTCCACAAAAAATGGGATCCCAATACTGCTATTCTTAGTGGTGATTCAATGTTGGTACTAGCCTATGAACGCATGACTAAATGTGGTAACAAGTATCTTAAGGACGTATTGGATGTGTTCACAGAAACAGCTTTGGAAATTGGTGAAGGACAGCAATATGATATGGATTTTGAAACCCGTAACGATGTTACTGAAGACGAATATGTTGAAATGATTCGTCTTAAGACTAGCGTATTGTTAGCTTGTGCCATGAAAATTGGTGGAATCCTTGCTGATGCTCCAAAAGAAGATCAGGAAAATCTATATAAATTTGGTGAACTAATTGGACTTGCATTCCAACTTCAGGATGATTATCTTGATGTATATGGAGATACTAAGTTATTCGGAAAGAATATCGGTGGAGATATTACAAGTAATAAAAAGACATACATGCTTATCAATGCATTCAATATGGCCAATGACGTTCAGAGAAAAGAACTTGATTCTTTGATTGGAGCAGAAGAGTTTGATAGAGATGAAAAGATTGCATCGGTTACAAGATTGTATAATGAAATCGGTATAGATAAGTTGGCTCTTAAGAAGATAGAATATTATTTTGAGCAGAGCCGTAAATATCTTGATGCAGTAAATGTCGATAATTCAAGAAAATCAGAATTGGCACTCTATGCACAGAAAATGATGGAACGTAAGTATTAA
- a CDS encoding TatD family hydrolase codes for MSFTDTHTHLDGEEFANDLPDVIQRAKDAGVARVLIPAIDLNNVDSVVKLCHSYSGYAYPMIGLHPEEVKADWDSVLHEIKKILNSNTDFIAIGEVGLDYYWSREFEKEQLMAFEEQVKWAVQTQLPLMIHCRKGQNEMVTILKKYENDLPGGVFHCFTGNQKEAEQLLQFDKFVLGVGGVLTFKSSHLREDLPAVVPLERIVLETDSPYMTPVPHRGERNESSYVKLVLEKLAEVYGVSEETVAEITENSVRRIFPKI; via the coding sequence ATTTCTTTTACAGATACACATACTCATTTAGATGGAGAGGAGTTCGCTAACGATCTCCCTGATGTTATTCAGCGTGCAAAGGATGCTGGTGTGGCAAGAGTGCTCATTCCTGCAATTGACTTGAATAATGTTGATTCTGTAGTGAAATTATGTCATAGCTATTCTGGCTATGCCTATCCAATGATTGGACTGCATCCTGAAGAAGTGAAAGCTGATTGGGACAGCGTGCTTCATGAAATAAAAAAAATATTGAATTCCAATACTGATTTCATTGCTATTGGTGAAGTCGGATTGGACTATTACTGGAGCCGTGAGTTTGAAAAAGAACAACTGATGGCTTTTGAAGAACAAGTGAAATGGGCGGTACAAACACAGTTGCCATTGATGATTCATTGTCGAAAAGGACAGAACGAGATGGTGACGATACTTAAGAAGTATGAAAATGATCTGCCTGGTGGCGTATTTCATTGTTTTACTGGCAATCAAAAAGAAGCAGAACAGTTACTGCAATTCGATAAGTTTGTACTTGGAGTAGGAGGTGTACTTACATTTAAAAGCAGCCATCTAAGAGAAGATCTTCCAGCTGTTGTTCCACTAGAACGTATCGTGCTTGAAACAGATAGTCCTTATATGACACCAGTTCCACATCGTGGTGAGCGCAATGAGAGTTCTTATGTAAAATTAGTTCTGGAAAAGTTGGCAGAAGTATATGGCGTTTCTGAAGAAACTGTAGCCGAAATAACAGAAAATAGCGTGAGAAGAATATTCCCCAAAATATAA
- a CDS encoding Lrp/AsnC family transcriptional regulator, which yields MSHHNLDSLDKKILRLVSEDARVPFLEVARACNVSGAAIHQRIQKLTALGVLKGSQFIIDPEKIGYETCAYVALYLKNPEKHDVVVAALKKIPEVIECHATTGGMDLFIKMYARNNHHLMEIIHDKLQPLGLSRSETIISFNVSIDRQLPILDNPVEEEDDTDEDVVTD from the coding sequence ATGTCACATCACAATTTAGATTCACTTGACAAGAAAATTCTTCGTCTAGTTTCAGAGGATGCTAGAGTTCCTTTTTTGGAAGTCGCACGTGCGTGCAATGTTAGCGGTGCTGCCATTCATCAGCGTATTCAAAAACTAACAGCACTTGGTGTGCTTAAAGGTTCTCAGTTTATCATTGATCCAGAAAAAATCGGTTACGAGACTTGTGCTTATGTAGCACTGTATCTTAAGAATCCGGAGAAACACGATGTAGTTGTTGCTGCCTTGAAGAAGATTCCTGAGGTAATAGAGTGCCATGCTACAACTGGTGGTATGGATCTTTTTATTAAGATGTATGCTAGAAACAATCATCATCTGATGGAAATTATCCATGATAAGTTGCAGCCATTGGGCTTGTCACGCAGTGAAACAATAATCTCATTCAACGTTTCAATAGATCGTCAGCTTCCTATTCTCGATAATCCTGTAGAAGAAGAGGATGACACCGATGAGGATGTCGTTACGGATTAA
- a CDS encoding dihydrofolate reductase, translating into MIISIIAAVARNNAIGYKNKLLYKIDDDMKRFRTITTGYTVIMGRNTFESLPFGALPNRRNIVITNSKRHIDGCECMKSINEAVDACRNEEEVFIIGGSMIYNEAINIADKLYITEIDDCPKNADTFFPDYSKWKCVSSEEHKKSEYNDFAFAFKIFIK; encoded by the coding sequence ATGATAATATCCATAATAGCAGCAGTAGCAAGAAACAATGCAATCGGGTACAAGAATAAACTCTTATACAAAATTGACGACGACATGAAAAGATTTAGAACCATAACAACAGGATATACCGTGATTATGGGAAGAAATACTTTTGAGTCATTACCTTTCGGAGCATTACCTAACAGGAGAAACATTGTTATCACAAATAGCAAAAGACACATTGACGGATGCGAATGCATGAAATCTATCAACGAAGCTGTTGACGCATGCAGAAATGAAGAAGAGGTGTTTATCATTGGTGGCAGCATGATATACAACGAGGCAATTAATATTGCCGACAAACTATATATCACAGAAATTGATGACTGTCCTAAAAATGCCGATACTTTTTTCCCTGATTACAGCAAATGGAAATGCGTTTCGTCTGAAGAGCACAAAAAAAGCGAATACAATGATTTTGCATTCGCCTTTAAAATATTTATAAAATAA
- a CDS encoding methyltransferase RsmF C-terminal domain-like protein, with amino-acid sequence MNLPKEFTDYTRQLMGKELYATFEKGMMEEPPVSIRINPFKTDINNINIPLKDEDIEWCEYGMYLNKRPNFTFDPLLHAGLYYVQEASSMFVYHVLKQVVKSPVLMLDLCAAPGGKTTCAMSALPKGSKMFSNEPIRQRSQILSENIQKFGITDICVTNNYAKDYNKSKLIFDVILTDVPCSGEGMFRKDEGAINEWSTNNVQICQRLQREIVSDIWDNLKPGGILIYSTCTFNAHEDEENVAWIAENLGADFISIDTKKEWNITGSLIDNNPVYRFIPGKTRGEGIFMAVLRKHKDDNGKISTSSIDAKTLKPLNVLYNGVKPDTIKGKQAIPDHSKAMSTTQDIDEYPEVEIDYKNAIAYLRKEAITLGENAPKGIVLLTYKKHPIGFAKNIGNRANNLYPQEWRIKSSHIPEENTTIIE; translated from the coding sequence ATGAACCTCCCGAAAGAATTTACCGATTATACACGCCAGCTTATGGGCAAAGAACTATATGCTACTTTTGAAAAAGGCATGATGGAAGAACCTCCTGTAAGCATACGCATCAACCCATTTAAGACAGACATAAACAATATAAACATTCCGCTGAAAGATGAAGACATCGAATGGTGTGAATATGGAATGTATTTAAATAAACGCCCTAACTTTACTTTTGACCCACTGCTTCATGCTGGACTTTATTACGTACAGGAGGCATCATCAATGTTTGTATATCACGTGTTGAAACAGGTGGTGAAGAGTCCTGTACTAATGCTTGACTTATGTGCAGCTCCTGGAGGAAAGACTACATGCGCTATGTCGGCTTTGCCGAAAGGAAGCAAGATGTTCAGCAACGAACCAATAAGGCAACGCTCACAGATTCTTAGCGAAAACATTCAAAAATTTGGCATTACCGATATATGTGTAACGAATAACTATGCAAAGGATTACAATAAAAGCAAACTGATATTTGACGTAATTCTTACTGATGTACCATGTTCGGGCGAAGGTATGTTCAGAAAAGACGAAGGGGCTATAAACGAATGGAGCACTAATAATGTTCAAATCTGTCAAAGACTACAACGAGAAATCGTAAGTGATATATGGGACAACCTAAAACCTGGAGGAATACTGATATATTCTACTTGCACTTTCAACGCTCACGAAGACGAGGAAAATGTTGCTTGGATAGCAGAAAATCTTGGTGCTGACTTTATTAGCATAGACACAAAAAAGGAATGGAACATTACAGGAAGTCTTATAGACAATAATCCTGTGTATCGATTCATCCCTGGCAAAACTCGTGGAGAGGGTATTTTCATGGCAGTATTGAGAAAACATAAAGACGATAATGGCAAAATATCTACCAGTAGTATTGACGCTAAAACACTAAAGCCTTTAAATGTATTATATAATGGTGTAAAGCCTGACACAATAAAGGGTAAACAGGCTATTCCTGATCATTCTAAAGCAATGTCTACAACACAAGATATAGATGAATATCCTGAAGTGGAGATTGACTATAAAAATGCTATAGCTTATTTAAGAAAAGAAGCTATAACTCTTGGCGAAAATGCACCTAAAGGTATTGTACTGCTTACATACAAGAAACATCCAATTGGATTTGCAAAGAATATCGGCAACAGAGCAAATAACCTTTATCCACAGGAATGGAGAATAAAGAGCTCACATATTCCGGAAGAAAACACAACCATCATAGAATGA
- a CDS encoding DUF6249 domain-containing protein, which translates to MKQILMALTVALSLSTSMQAGVRLHRHTPRTEAVATKPDSAKNQGVEAFSDTTSNYNQAADDTTYTSSPARSYNHDYDIDGSNWFFKAIGGALGVGGFFVVVLILLLGALICLAPLIVVILVIRYLIKRHNDSVKLAEKAMETGQPIPNTIKPTKIYTSEEQWQRGIKNASIGLGLMILFWFIDADSIIGVGALILCMGLGQMFIARTSPNKHNDSDNNSDADLKD; encoded by the coding sequence ATGAAACAGATTTTAATGGCATTGACAGTTGCCCTTTCGCTTAGTACATCTATGCAAGCTGGAGTACGTTTGCATCGTCACACACCTCGCACTGAGGCTGTGGCAACAAAGCCTGATTCTGCTAAAAATCAAGGAGTTGAGGCTTTCTCTGATACAACATCAAATTATAATCAGGCGGCTGATGATACAACTTATACAAGTTCACCGGCTAGAAGTTATAATCATGATTATGACATTGATGGTAGCAATTGGTTCTTTAAGGCAATAGGAGGAGCATTGGGTGTTGGAGGCTTCTTTGTAGTAGTATTGATATTACTCCTTGGTGCATTGATATGTCTAGCTCCATTAATCGTTGTGATATTAGTGATAAGATACTTGATAAAGCGACATAACGATAGCGTTAAGTTGGCAGAAAAGGCGATGGAAACAGGACAGCCAATTCCTAATACTATTAAGCCAACCAAAATTTATACAAGTGAGGAGCAGTGGCAGCGTGGTATCAAAAATGCTTCTATTGGATTAGGACTTATGATACTTTTCTGGTTTATTGATGCAGATTCAATCATTGGTGTTGGTGCACTGATATTATGTATGGGTCTTGGACAGATGTTTATAGCACGTACTTCACCAAATAAGCATAATGATTCTGATAATAATTCAGATGCTGATTTAAAGGATTAA
- a CDS encoding RNA polymerase sigma factor, with translation MKELDDISLVTQVAVFHNRKAFDKLVVKYQSPIRRFFLTQTRGDQQLSDDLAQDTFVKAYTNITKFQGLSSFSTWLYRIAYNTLYDYFRRNKITDDIDGVPAVASRNSENGDSNLKMDLKDAMQILSDKERSCVSLQLIEGQSIDKIAEITGMNQGTVKSHLSRGKQKLTNYLKQNGYD, from the coding sequence GTGAAAGAATTAGACGATATATCTCTCGTTACGCAGGTGGCTGTGTTTCACAACAGAAAGGCTTTTGATAAGCTTGTTGTGAAATACCAGTCTCCTATACGTCGTTTCTTTCTTACTCAGACTCGTGGAGATCAGCAATTAAGTGATGATCTCGCGCAAGATACATTCGTTAAGGCTTATACCAACATAACTAAATTCCAAGGATTGTCCAGCTTCTCTACATGGCTATATAGAATAGCTTATAATACTCTCTATGACTATTTTCGCCGCAATAAGATAACTGATGATATAGATGGTGTACCGGCTGTTGCAAGCCGAAACTCTGAGAATGGTGACAGCAATTTAAAAATGGACCTTAAAGATGCAATGCAAATACTTTCGGACAAAGAACGTTCCTGTGTTTCGTTGCAGTTAATAGAAGGGCAAAGCATTGATAAAATTGCAGAAATCACTGGTATGAATCAAGGCACTGTGAAAAGTCACTTGTCGAGAGGAAAACAGAAATTGACGAATTATCTAAAACAGAATGGATATGATTGA
- a CDS encoding DUF5056 domain-containing protein codes for MIDNNIDDELLAKFFENNRIDDIPDDGFSNRVMHHLPKHNEWINTLWTAACAIAIVIYFIIRNGFNVIKLAIFNIFGDVSGAAVSFKWGDLTPILIYIGIVTVTLVAAYNVIMRERHVV; via the coding sequence ATGATTGATAATAACATAGACGACGAACTCCTTGCGAAGTTCTTTGAGAATAATAGAATAGACGACATCCCTGATGATGGCTTCTCTAATAGGGTAATGCATCATTTGCCAAAGCATAATGAGTGGATAAATACCCTTTGGACAGCAGCTTGTGCTATCGCAATAGTTATATATTTCATTATTCGTAATGGGTTTAATGTTATAAAACTGGCGATATTTAATATATTTGGCGATGTCTCAGGAGCTGCGGTATCATTTAAATGGGGTGACCTCACTCCAATACTTATTTATATAGGTATTGTTACCGTTACGCTTGTTGCAGCATATAATGTAATCATGCGTGAGCGCCACGTAGTTTAA
- the fabG gene encoding 3-oxoacyl-ACP reductase FabG, which produces MEYALITGASRGIGKATAIRLASKGYGIVINYKTNDESAQATLNEIEMLGAKAELLKFDVSEESAIESALEKWESEHPDDYISVLVNNAGIRKDNLMIFMQNSEWHNVIDTTMNGFFYITRRLLKNMLTHRHGRIINITSLSGIKGMPGQTNYSAAKAALIGATKALAQEVAKRKVTVNAIAPGFIETDMTEDLDVAELKKLIPAGRFGKPDEVAALAEFLVSKEAEYINGQVIQVNGGLYT; this is translated from the coding sequence ATGGAATATGCCCTAATAACAGGCGCGTCGCGCGGAATAGGAAAGGCTACTGCCATAAGGCTTGCCAGTAAAGGTTATGGAATTGTTATTAACTACAAAACTAATGACGAGTCAGCGCAGGCAACTCTTAACGAGATAGAAATGCTTGGCGCAAAAGCTGAACTGCTTAAGTTTGACGTTTCTGAAGAATCTGCAATTGAATCGGCTCTTGAAAAATGGGAATCAGAACATCCTGATGATTATATATCTGTGCTAGTCAATAATGCTGGCATTAGAAAAGACAACCTTATGATATTCATGCAGAATAGTGAATGGCACAATGTCATAGATACTACAATGAACGGTTTTTTCTATATCACGCGTAGATTATTGAAGAATATGTTGACTCATCGTCATGGAAGAATAATAAATATCACTTCACTTTCTGGAATAAAAGGTATGCCTGGACAGACTAACTATTCTGCTGCCAAGGCTGCATTGATAGGTGCAACAAAGGCTTTGGCACAAGAAGTCGCAAAGCGTAAAGTTACAGTAAACGCGATAGCTCCTGGATTTATTGAGACAGACATGACCGAGGATCTTGATGTTGCTGAGCTTAAAAAACTAATTCCTGCCGGAAGATTTGGAAAACCAGACGAAGTGGCTGCTTTAGCTGAATTTCTAGTAAGTAAAGAAGCCGAGTATATCAATGGACAGGTGATACAAGTTAATGGTGGTTTATATACATAA